In Pseudomonas fluorescens, one genomic interval encodes:
- the ilvD gene encoding dihydroxy-acid dehydratase codes for MPDYRSKTSTHGRNMAGARALWRATGMKDDDFKKPIIAIANSFTQFVPGHVHLKDLGQLVAREIERAGGVAKEFNTIAVDDGIAMGHDGMLYSLPSREIIADSVEYMVNAHCADAIVCISNCDKITPGMLMAALRLNIPVIFVSGGPMEAGKTKLASHGLDLVDAMVIAADSSASDEKVAEYERSACPTCGSCSGMFTANSMNCLTEALGLALPGNGSTLATHSDREQLFLQAGRTIVDLCKRYYGENDESVLPRNIANFKAFENAMMLDIAMGGSTNTILHLLAAAQEAEIDFDLRDIDRLSRSVPQLCKVAPNIQKYHMEDVHRAGGIFSILGSLARGGLLHTDLPTVHSRSMEEAIAKWDITQTDDEAVHHFFKAGPAGIPTQTAFSQSTRWETLDDDRENGCIRSFEHAYSKEGGLAVLYGNIALDGCVVKTAGVDESIHVFEGNAKIFESQDSAVRGILADEVKEGDIVIIRYEGPKGGPGMQEMLYPTSYLKSKGLGKACALLTDGRFSGGTSGLSIGHASPEAAAGGAIGLVQDGDKVLIDIPNRSINLLVSDEELAARRVEQDKKGWKPVEQRPRKVTTALKAYALLATSADKGAVRNKAMLDGL; via the coding sequence ATGCCAGATTACCGCTCGAAAACATCCACCCACGGCCGCAACATGGCCGGCGCCCGCGCACTGTGGCGCGCCACCGGGATGAAAGATGACGACTTCAAGAAGCCGATCATCGCCATTGCCAACTCCTTCACCCAGTTCGTGCCGGGCCACGTGCACCTCAAAGACCTCGGTCAACTGGTTGCCCGGGAAATCGAACGCGCCGGTGGCGTAGCGAAAGAATTCAACACCATCGCCGTGGATGACGGCATCGCCATGGGTCACGACGGCATGCTCTATTCGCTGCCGAGCCGCGAGATCATCGCCGACTCTGTCGAATACATGGTCAACGCCCACTGCGCCGACGCCATCGTCTGCATCTCCAACTGCGACAAGATCACCCCGGGCATGTTGATGGCCGCTTTGCGCCTGAACATTCCGGTGATCTTCGTTTCCGGCGGCCCGATGGAAGCTGGCAAGACCAAACTCGCTTCCCACGGCCTCGACCTCGTCGACGCCATGGTGATCGCCGCCGACTCCAGCGCTTCTGACGAGAAGGTTGCCGAGTACGAGCGCAGCGCCTGCCCGACCTGCGGTTCGTGCTCCGGCATGTTCACCGCCAACTCGATGAACTGCCTGACTGAAGCCCTCGGTCTCGCACTGCCGGGCAACGGTTCGACCCTCGCCACCCACAGCGACCGCGAACAACTGTTCCTGCAGGCCGGCCGCACCATCGTCGACCTGTGCAAGCGCTACTACGGCGAAAACGACGAATCCGTGCTGCCGCGCAACATCGCCAACTTCAAGGCGTTCGAGAACGCGATGATGCTCGACATCGCCATGGGCGGTTCGACCAACACCATCCTGCACCTGCTGGCTGCCGCCCAGGAAGCCGAGATCGATTTCGATCTGCGCGACATCGACCGTCTCTCGCGCAGCGTGCCGCAACTGTGCAAGGTCGCGCCGAACATCCAGAAGTACCACATGGAAGACGTGCACCGCGCTGGCGGCATCTTCAGCATCCTCGGTTCGCTGGCACGCGGCGGTCTGCTGCACACCGACCTGCCGACCGTGCACAGCCGCAGCATGGAAGAAGCCATCGCCAAGTGGGACATCACCCAGACCGACGATGAAGCCGTGCACCACTTCTTCAAGGCCGGCCCGGCGGGCATCCCGACCCAGACCGCGTTCAGCCAGTCGACTCGTTGGGAAACCCTGGATGACGACCGAGAAAACGGCTGCATCCGCAGCTTCGAACACGCCTACTCGAAAGAAGGCGGCCTGGCCGTGCTGTACGGCAACATCGCTCTCGACGGTTGCGTGGTAAAAACCGCCGGCGTCGACGAGTCGATCCATGTCTTCGAAGGCAACGCGAAGATCTTTGAAAGCCAAGACAGCGCGGTGCGCGGCATCCTCGCCGACGAAGTGAAGGAAGGCGATATCGTCATCATTCGCTACGAAGGCCCGAAAGGCGGCCCGGGCATGCAGGAAATGCTCTACCCGACCTCGTACCTGAAGTCCAAAGGTCTGGGCAAAGCTTGTGCGTTGCTCACCGACGGTCGTTTCTCCGGCGGTACTTCCGGCTTGTCGATCGGCCACGCTTCGCCAGAGGCTGCGGCCGGTGGCGCGATCGGTCTGGTGCAGGACGGCGACAAAGTGCTGATCGACATCCCGAACCGCTCGATCAACCTGTTGGTCAGCGATGAAGAACTGGCTGCGCGCCGGGTCGAACAGGACAAGAAAGGCTGGAAACCGGTCGAGCAGCGTCCACGCAAAGTGACCACTGCGCTCAAGGCCTACGCCCTGCTGGCGACCAGCGCCGACAAGGGTGCGGTGCGTAACAAGGCGATGCTCGACGGGCTGTAA
- a CDS encoding haloacid dehalogenase-like hydrolase yields MKFAPKMLAVVLGLGLAAHAFATDLKHWPADQAKALDAMIAANANKGNYAVFDMDNTSYRYDLEESLLPFMENKGVITRDKLDPSLKLMPFKDTADHKESLFSYYYRLCEVDDMVCYPWVAQVFSGFTLKELKGYVDELMASGKPVPATYYEGDVVKKLDVNPPKIFTGQQELYNKLMENGIEVYVMTAASEELVRMVAADPKYGYNVKPQNVIGVTMLLKNRETGELTTARKQITAGKYDEKANLGLELTPYLWTPATWMAGKHAAILTYIDEWKKPVLVGGDTPSSDGYMLFHDVDVAKGGIHLWVNRKDKYMTQLNGMMAKHAAAQAKEGLPVTADKNWVIVKPEEIQ; encoded by the coding sequence ATGAAATTCGCACCGAAAATGCTCGCTGTGGTTCTTGGATTGGGCTTGGCCGCTCACGCATTCGCCACCGACCTGAAGCACTGGCCGGCGGATCAGGCCAAGGCACTGGACGCGATGATCGCCGCCAATGCCAACAAAGGTAACTACGCGGTGTTCGACATGGACAACACCAGTTACCGCTACGACCTCGAAGAGTCGTTGCTGCCGTTCATGGAAAACAAGGGCGTGATCACCCGCGACAAACTCGATCCCTCCCTGAAACTGATGCCGTTCAAGGACACAGCCGACCACAAGGAAAGCCTGTTCAGTTACTACTATCGCCTGTGCGAAGTCGACGACATGGTCTGCTACCCGTGGGTGGCGCAAGTGTTCTCCGGCTTTACCCTCAAGGAACTTAAGGGCTACGTCGATGAGCTGATGGCGTCGGGCAAACCGGTGCCGGCGACCTACTACGAAGGCGATGTGGTGAAGAAACTCGACGTCAACCCGCCGAAGATCTTCACCGGCCAGCAAGAGCTGTACAACAAGCTGATGGAGAACGGCATCGAGGTTTACGTGATGACCGCCGCTTCAGAAGAGCTGGTGCGCATGGTCGCGGCTGATCCGAAGTACGGCTACAACGTCAAACCGCAGAACGTGATCGGCGTGACCATGTTGCTGAAGAACCGCGAAACCGGCGAGCTGACGACCGCGCGCAAGCAGATCACCGCCGGCAAATATGACGAGAAGGCCAACCTCGGTCTGGAGTTGACGCCGTACCTGTGGACCCCGGCAACCTGGATGGCCGGCAAACACGCGGCGATCTTGACCTACATTGATGAGTGGAAAAAACCGGTACTGGTGGGCGGCGACACACCGAGCAGCGACGGCTACATGCTGTTCCACGATGTGGATGTAGCCAAGGGCGGCATTCACTTGTGGGTCAACCGCAAGGACAAATACATGACCCAGCTCAACGGCATGATGGCCAAACACGCAGCGGCGCAGGCCAAGGAAGGATTGCCGGTGACGGCGGACAAGAACTGGGTGATCGTCAAGCCTGAAGAAATCCAGTAA
- a CDS encoding L-cystine transporter has product MNLPLILNLLVFLALLFGLAQTRHTTWSLAKKVLLALVLGVAFGVALHTVYGAGNPVLKASIGWFDLVGNGYVQLLQMIVIPLVFASILSAVARLHNASSLGKISFLTIGTLLFTTAIAALIGIGLTNLFGLTAEGLVAGTQEMARLQTIQTDYAGKVADLNVPQLLLSFIPQNPFADLARAKPTSIISVVIFAAFLGVAALQLLKDDVEKGQKVINAIDTLQAWVMRLVRLVMKLTPYGVLALMTKVVAGSNLQDIIKLGSFVVVSYLGLGLMFVVHGLLVSAAGINPLRFFRKIWPVLTFAFTSRSSAASIPLSIEAQTRRLGIPQSIASFAASFGATIGQNGCAGLYPAMLAVMVAPTVGINPLDPLWIATLVAIVTLSSAGVAGVGGGATFAALIVLPAMGLPVSLVALLISVEPLIDMGRTALNVSGSITAGAITSQVMQQTDKALLDANEHAELAQA; this is encoded by the coding sequence ATGAATCTGCCGCTGATCCTCAATCTGCTGGTGTTCCTCGCCCTGCTCTTCGGTCTGGCGCAAACCCGCCACACGACGTGGAGCCTGGCGAAAAAAGTCCTGCTCGCGCTGGTGCTCGGCGTAGCCTTCGGTGTTGCCCTGCACACTGTTTACGGTGCCGGCAACCCGGTCCTGAAAGCCTCGATCGGCTGGTTCGATCTGGTCGGCAACGGCTACGTGCAACTGCTGCAAATGATCGTGATCCCGCTGGTGTTCGCCTCGATCCTCAGCGCGGTTGCGCGTCTGCACAACGCCTCGTCGCTGGGCAAAATCAGCTTCCTGACCATCGGCACCCTGCTGTTCACCACCGCGATCGCGGCGCTGATCGGTATCGGCCTGACCAACCTGTTCGGCCTCACCGCCGAAGGCCTGGTCGCCGGCACGCAGGAAATGGCCCGCCTGCAAACCATCCAGACCGACTACGCCGGCAAGGTTGCCGACCTGAATGTGCCGCAGCTGCTGCTGTCGTTCATTCCGCAGAACCCGTTCGCCGACCTGGCCCGCGCCAAGCCGACCTCGATCATCAGCGTGGTGATCTTCGCCGCGTTCCTCGGGGTCGCGGCGCTGCAACTGCTCAAGGATGATGTCGAGAAAGGTCAGAAAGTGATCAACGCCATCGACACCCTGCAAGCCTGGGTGATGCGTCTGGTGCGTCTGGTGATGAAGCTGACCCCGTACGGCGTGCTGGCGCTGATGACCAAAGTGGTCGCCGGTTCCAACCTGCAGGACATCATCAAGCTCGGCAGTTTCGTCGTGGTCTCGTACCTCGGTCTGGGCCTGATGTTCGTGGTGCACGGCCTGCTGGTGTCGGCGGCCGGGATCAATCCGCTGCGGTTCTTCCGCAAGATCTGGCCGGTGCTGACGTTCGCGTTCACTAGCCGTTCCAGCGCGGCGAGTATTCCGCTGAGCATCGAAGCGCAGACCCGTCGTCTGGGCATTCCGCAGTCGATCGCCAGTTTCGCCGCCTCGTTCGGTGCGACCATCGGCCAGAACGGTTGCGCCGGTCTGTACCCGGCGATGTTGGCGGTGATGGTTGCGCCAACAGTCGGCATCAACCCGCTGGACCCGCTGTGGATCGCGACGCTGGTGGCGATTGTGACCTTGAGTTCGGCCGGTGTGGCCGGGGTCGGTGGCGGCGCGACGTTTGCCGCACTGATCGTGCTGCCGGCGATGGGCTTGCCGGTGTCACTGGTGGCGCTGCTGATTTCGGTGGAGCCGCTGATCGACATGGGTCGTACGGCGTTGAACGTGAGTGGTTCG